From the Porphyrobacter sp. CACIAM 03H1 genome, the window CCGTGATCAATCTCATCGGCGCGCTTGCCTATGCGGCGCGGATCGCAGGCGTGCGGACCGGACGGATCGCGCTGTCCTTTGCGCTCTTCAACATCCTGCTGCTGGTCAGCCGCACCTCGAACGGCTTCCTCGGCCCCTTCCTTGCCAAGCGGATCGAGACCGCTCTCGCGGCGGGCACCGGCGAAATGCTGATCTGGGACCTCAGGCTGGTGCTGTTCTCCGCCGCCGCCGCGGTCGCGCTCGGCATCGTGCTGGTGCCGACCGGACAGCGGCTGTTCGCTGCGGCGATCTCCTTCTTCCAGGCGCGGCGCTCGACCACCCGGCTGATACTCGCCAGCATGACGCCTGCGGGTCTCGCCACCCTGCGGGATTCGATCGCGCTGCCTTCGGGCGACACGCTGAAGGCGCTGAAGGGCCCGCGCGGCGTCAGCTGGACGGTGCTCGCCGCCAATGCCGCAGCGCAAGGGTTGCTCGCGGTGGGCGTGCTCGCCTCGCTCTATGCCGGCTACCTCGTACCGGAGTTCCGCGTCACCGCCTCGCAGATGACCGCGATCGTCAACGGCTTCGCGACG encodes:
- a CDS encoding lipid II flippase Amj family protein, with translation MDTELIVICALTAVINLIGALAYAARIAGVRTGRIALSFALFNILLLVSRTSNGFLGPFLAKRIETALAAGTGEMLIWDLRLVLFSAAAAVALGIVLVPTGQRLFAAAISFFQARRSTTRLILASMTPAGLATLRDSIALPSGDTLKALKGPRGVSWTVLAANAAAQGLLAVGVLASLYAGYLVPEFRVTASQMTAIVNGFATILLFALIDPQISALTDDVVDGSVSEATFRRAMIWVSISRLAGTLLAQALLVPGAVAIAFFAGWL